From one Asterias amurensis chromosome 14, ASM3211899v1 genomic stretch:
- the LOC139946766 gene encoding glutamyl-tRNA(Gln) amidotransferase subunit A, mitochondrial-like yields the protein MKRESLPDLLSSDMHREMIRKKWEAEEEKMRSRGSGPLHYQNLKFDEVREMGVGYFDFSKDEGDRKSQMEMLSHLRDEEFHFPGLDDCVLQAWSKGVDLFEKAGVKVSEVSVPNVQYSTACYSVMGPVEVASNMARYDGIEYGHRHEHSDSTESLYAATRHQGFNDVVRGRILAGNYFLLKDNYEKYFLQAQRVRRLIANDFQRVFRSGVDILLTPSSVSDARAYKDFVARDNRQQQEVEDVMFMSANLAGIPSSDISPRLLVTTEHAHSTAADWPRVQGETAVDSL from the exons ATGAAGCGAGAGTCACTGCCAGATCTTCTCTCTAGTGACATGCATCGGGAGATGATAAGGAAGAAATGGGAGGCTGAGGAGGAAAAGATGAGGAGCCGAGGTTCTGGTCCTCTTCACTACCAAAACCTCAAGTTTGATG agGTGAGAGAGATGGGTGTCGGCTACTTTGACTTCTCAAAGGATGAGGGAGATAGAAAGAGTCAGATGGAGATGTTGAGTCATCTTAGAGACGAG gaGTTTCATTTCCCCGGTCTTGATGACTGCGTTCTCCAAGCTTGGTCCAAGGGTGTGGATCTATTTGAGAAGGCTGGAGTGAAGGTGTCTGAAGTCTCTGTGCCTAATGTTCAGTATTCAACAGCTTGCTATTCAGTGATGGGTCCTGTCGAAGTGGCATCCAACATGGCCAGATATGATGGAATTGAGTATG GTCATAGACATGAGCATAGTGATTCAACTGAATCACTGTATGCAGCGACTAGACACCAAGGTTTCAATGATGTCGTCAGAGGGCGGATTCTCGCCGGGAACTACTTCCTGCTTAAAGA CAATTATGAGAAGTACTTCCTTCAGGCTCAGAGAGTCCGACGTCTGATCGCGAATGATTTCCAGAGAGTGTTTCGTAGTGGAGTAGACATCTTACTAACACCTTCCTCAGTCAGCGATGCTAGGGCGTATAAAGACTTTGTAGCCCGAGACAATCGGCAGCAACAGGAAGTAGAAGACGTAATGTTCATGTCGGCCAATTTAGCGG GCATTCCATCCAGCGATATCAGTCCCCGCCTTCTTGTCACCACAGAGCATGCCCATAGCACTGCAGCTGATTGGCCAAGGGTGCAAGGAGAAACAGCTGTTGACAGTCTCTAA